The following are encoded together in the Triticum dicoccoides isolate Atlit2015 ecotype Zavitan chromosome 6B, WEW_v2.0, whole genome shotgun sequence genome:
- the LOC119323362 gene encoding CLIP-associated protein-like isoform X1, translated as MEAALEAARSKDTKERLAGVERLHEALEAAARRGLTAAEVTALVDTCMDLTRDANFRVAQGGLHALSAAAVLAGDHFKIHLNALVPAAVERLGDGKQPVRDASRQLLVTLMEVSSPTIIVERAGSYAWTHKNWRVREEFVRTLATAVGLFASTELLLQRVFLSPVLQLLNDLNQSVREAAISCIQEMYKNMGSQFHEELQRHNLPSYMLKEINSRLDKIEPKVPSSDGARTQYKAMERSVSAHPKRGSPRKKNTSRESTLFGGDTDITEKPVEPIRVHSEKELFREIEKIASALNPEKDWSIRIAAMQRIEALVYGGAIDYPSFFMLLKQLVHPLSSQLADRRSSIVKQACHLLNVLSKELLSDFEACAEIFIPALFKLVVITVLVIAESSDNCVKTILRNCKVSRIVPLIADTSKNDRSAILRARCCEYALLILEYWADAPEIQRSADLYEDLIKCCVADAMSEVRATARSCYRMFIKTWPERSRRLFMSFDPAIQRIINDEDGGMHKRYPSSLHEKGAQLSRSSSHASGTHLTGYSTSSIVAMDKGAAISSESSLPSSMLLSQSKATGRHAERSIESVLSSSKQKVSAIESLLKGVGISGRQNFSAVRSTSLDLGVDPPSSRDPHIPLAAPASDHLSLQSSALLDSSLPSISIRRNGGSRLVDAMPQVDTKERSRSPYSRNLSSEPMSDLSVPYLRRSSGRSQDDSIMDESNDTWPRPNRRSPQMHTDKHFTDMAYRDASYRNSQNNHVPHFQRPLRKQVTSRVSVGVRHSFDDGHVPSNEMSGYTDGPASLNEALSEGLSPSSDWVARVAAFNFVQTLLQLGQKGIQEITQNFEKVMKLFFRYLDDPHHKVAQAAFSTLADIIPACKKPFESYVERILPYVFSRLIDPKELVSKPCSSTLEVVGRTYAVDTLLPAIVRSLDEQRSPKAKLAVLEFANKSFSKYKVDSEGYGNSGFLKLWLSKLAPLIHEKNAKLKETSIKGIISVYSHFDSTAVLNFILNLSIEEQNLVRRSLKQYTPRIEVDLVNYLQSKKERSRPKSYEYEQIDFGTSEDGYNPTSRNSYPFGRVSASSFDNESGKRMHAVQESTYLTGRTTSDVRTDHANQCFEPSSEADIFTASRESKSNARSVVEAARSWADYPEKSDATIDDENSIGTPRLDFVRRVSDGHNNAAVTTVGKNIQDMNQFVDLSSVKVVSHTTDGPSVPQLLHRIISNDGEVSSQDKQDALQQLLQASANNDNSIWTKYFNQILTTVLEVLDDSDSSVRELSLSLVAEMLRNQKDQMEESIEIILEKLVQMTKDVVAKISNEANQCLNVVLAKYDPFRCLAVIVPLLVTDDEKTLVMCINCLTKLVGRLSQEELVAQLPSFLPALFDAFNNQSPDIRKTVVFCLVDIYIMLGKAFVPYLEGLSSTQLRLVTIYANRISQARSGAPIDANQ; from the exons ATGGAGGCGGCGCTGGAGGCGGCGCGCTCCAAGGACACCAAGGAGCGCCTGGCTGGGGTGGAGCGGCTGCACGAGGCCCTGGAGGCCGCGGCGCGCCGCGGGCTCACCGCGGCCGAGGTCACGGCGCTCGTCGACACCTGCATGGATCTCACCAGGGACGCCAACTTCCGGGTCGCGCAGGGCGGCCtgcacgcgctctccgccgccgccgtgctcgccggcgaccacttcAAGATCCACCTCAACGCCCTCGTGCCCGCCGCCGTCGAGCGACTCGGCGATGGCAAGCAGCCGGTCCGTGACGCATCCCGCCAGCTCCTCGTCACGCTCATGGAG GTTTCTTCTCCAACAATCATTGTTGAAAGAGCTGGAAGTTATGCTTGGACTCACAAGAACTGGAGGGTGCGAGAAGAGTTTGTGCGCACCCTTGCAACGGCAGTTGGGCTTTTTGCTTCTACAGAGCTCCTTCTACAGCGAGTGTTTCTTTCACCT GTCCTGCAATTGTTGAATGATTTGAATCAAAGTGTTAGAGAGGCTGCAATCTCTTGTATTCAG GAGATGTACAAAAATATGGGATCTCAGTTCCATGAAGAGTTGCAGCGCCATAATCTGCCTTCTTATATG CTAAAGGAAATAAATTCAAGATTGGATAAAATAGAACCAAAGGTTCCCTCATCTGATGGTGCTAGAACGCAATATAAGGCCATGGAAAGATCTGTTAGTGCTCATCCCAAAAGAGGTAGTCCAAGGAAAAAAAACACATCAAGGGAAAGCACATTATTTGGAG GTGACACAGATATTACCGAAAAACCGGTGGAACCCATAAGAGTTCATTCAGAGAAAGAATTATTTAGAGAGATTGAGAAGATTGCATCTGCCCTTAATCCAGAAAAGGACTGGTCTATACGTATTGCTGCAATGCAAAGGATTGAAGCCTTGGTATATGGAG GCGCAATTGATTATCCATCATTTTTCATGCTCTTGAAGCAGCTAGTTCATCCATTGTCCTCTCAGCTAGCTGATCGACGGTCTAGCATTGTAAAGCAG GCATGTCATCTACTTAATGTACTATCGAAGGAACTCCTCAGCGACTTTGAAGCATGTGCTGAAATATTTATTCCG GCACTTTTTAAGCTTGTTGTCATAACTGTGCTCGTGATTGCCGAATCTTCAGACAACTGTGTAAAAACT ATCCTGCGGAACTGCAAGGTTTCACGTATTGTTCCACTTATAGCTGACACATCAAAAAATGACCGCAGTGCAATCCTCCGTGCCAG GTGTTGTGAGTATGCACTTCTAATATTGGAATATTGGGCCGATGCTCCAGAAATACAACGCTCAGCTGATTTATACGAAGATCTAATAAAGTGCTGTGTGGCAGATGCAATGAGCGAG GTTCGTGCAACTGCAAGAAGTTGCTATAGGATGTTCATAAAGACATGGCCTGAGCGTTCACGTCGGCTTTTTATGTCATTTGATCCTGCAATACAGAGG attattaatgatGAAGATGGGGGTATGCACAAGCGATATCCTTCATCGTTGCATGAGAAGGGCGCTCAACTTTCTCGTTCCTCATCTCATGCAAGTGGTACACATTTGACCGGATACAGCACTTCATCTATTGTTGCAATGGACAAGGGTGCAGCAATTTCTTCCGAATCATCTCTCCCGTCAAGCATGCTCCTGTCGCAGTCGAAGGCAACTGGCAGACATGCTGAAAGAAGCATAGAGAGTGTGCTTAGTTCAAGCAAACAAAAGGTTTCAGCCATTGAGAGTTTATTGAAAGGCGTAGGCATCTCAGGCAGGCAAAATTTCTCAGCTGTGCGCTCAACAAGCTTGGATCTTG GAGTTGATCCTCCATCCTCTCGTGATCCTCATATACCGCTTGCTGCGCCTGCTTCGGATCACCTTTCTTTGCAGAGTTCTGCATTGTTGGACTCATCCCTCCCTAGCATAAGTATCAGAAGAAATGGTGGTTCACGTTTGGTAGATGCAATGCCTCAGGTAGACACCAAAGAGCGATCGAGGTCACCATATTCGCGTAATCTATCATCTGAACCCATGTCGGATTTGTCAGTGCCTTATTTAAGAAGGTCTTCAGGGAGATCTCAAGATGATAGCATTATGGATGAGAGTAACGATACATGGCCAAGGCCTAACAGGCGATCGCCACAGATGCATACGGACAAACACTTCACTGATATGGCTTATAGGGATGCCAGTTATAGAAATTCGCAAAACAACCATGTCCCACACTTCCAAAGGCCGCTTAGGAAGCAAGTGACATCAAGGGTTTCTGTGGGTGTCAGACACAGTTTTGATGATGGCCATGTCCCATCAAATGAGATGTCTGGATATACAGATGGCCCAGCATCACTAAATGAAGCCCTCTCTGAGGGTCTTAGTCCAAGTTCAGACTGGGTAGCAAGAGTTGCAGCTTTTAATTTTGTTCAGACATTATTGCAACTAGGACAGAAAGGCATTCAAGAAATTACTCAGAACTTTGAAAAGGTCATGAAGCTATTTTTTCGTTATTTGGATGATCCTCATCACAAAGTTGCACAGGCAGCTTTCTCCACACTTGCAGATATTATTCCAGCATGCAAGAAGCCATTTGAGAGCTATGTTGAAAGAATTTTACCATATGTCTTTTCAAGACTTATTGATCCAAAGGAGTTGGTTTCTAAGCCATGTTCATCAACCTTGGAAGTTGTTGGCCGAACATATGCTGTTGACACATTGTTACCTGCAATAGTACGTTCACTGGATGAACAAAGGTCTCCGAAGGCCAAACTGGCTGTTCTTGAGTTCGCTAATAAGTCATTCAGCAAGTACAAGGTAGACTCTGAAGGTTACGGTAACAGCGGCTTTCTTAAGCTCTGGCTTTCGAAACTAGCACCTTTAATACATGAAAAGAATGCAAAGTTGAAGGAAACGTCCATTAAAGGAATCATATCAGTTTATTCTCATTTTGATTCAACAGCAGTCCTAAACTTTATTCTTAATTTGTCGATTGAAGAACAAAACCTTGTGAGGCGCTCGCTCAAGCAGTATACTCCTCGTATTGAGGTCGATCTGGTAAACTACTTGCAGAGCAAGAAAGAGCGTTCACGTCCCAAGTCTTATGAATATGAACAGATTGATTTTGGAACTTCTGAAGATGGTTATAATCCGACATCAAGGAATAGCTATCCTTTTGGAAGGGTCTCTGCTAGTTCCTTTGACAATGAATCTGGGAAGAGGATGCATGCAGTTCAAGAATCCACATATCTTACTGGTCGAACAACCTCTGATGTCCGCACTGATCATGCTAATCAATGTTTTGAGCCTTCTTCTGAAGCTGATATTTTTACAGCAAGTCGGGAATCAAAGAGCAATGCTCGCTCAGTTGTAGAAGCTGCACGCTCGTGGGCAGATTATCCTGAAAAATCAGATGCCACCATTGATGATGAAAATTCTATTGGCACCCCTCGCCTGGATTTTGTCCGTCGTGTTTCTGATGGACATAATAATGCTGCTGTTACAACTGTCGGGAAAAATATACAAGACATGAATCAATTTGTCGACCTTAGTTCTGTGAAGGTTGTCTCGCATACAACTGACGGCCCCAGCGTACCACAACTTCTTCATCGG ATAATAAGTAATGATGGTGAAGTTTCATCCCAAGACAAGCAGGACGCATTGCAGCAGTTGCTGCAAGCATCTGCGAACAATGATAACTCTATATGGACAAAG TATTTCAATCAGATTTTAACAACTGTCCTTGAGGTATTGGATGACTCTGATTCTTCTGTCAGGGAGCTTTCTCTATCGCTAGTTGCTGAGATGCTCCGCAATCAG AAAGATCAAATGGAAGAATCCATAGAGATTATCCTTGAAAAGCTGGTGCAGATGACCAAAGATGTTGTGGCAAAG ATTTCAAATGAAGCAAACCAGTGCTTAAATGTCGTGTTGGCAAAATATGATCCGTTTAGATGCCTTGCT GTTATTGTGCCCTTGCTAGTTACTGATGATGAGAAGACACTTGTCATGTGTATCAACTGTTTGACAAAG
- the LOC119323362 gene encoding CLIP-associated protein-like isoform X2, giving the protein MEAALEAARSKDTKERLAGVERLHEALEAAARRGLTAAEVTALVDTCMDLTRDANFRVAQGGLHALSAAAVLAGDHFKIHLNALVPAAVERLGDGKQPVRDASRQLLVTLMEVSSPTIIVERAGSYAWTHKNWRVREEFVRTLATAVGLFASTELLLQRVFLSPVLQLLNDLNQSVREAAISCIQEMYKNMGSQFHEELQRHNLPSYMLKEINSRLDKIEPKVPSSDGARTQYKAMERSVSAHPKRGSPRKKNTSRESTLFGGDTDITEKPVEPIRVHSEKELFREIEKIASALNPEKDWSIRIAAMQRIEALVYGGAIDYPSFFMLLKQLVHPLSSQLADRRSSIVKQACHLLNVLSKELLSDFEACAEIFIPALFKLVVITVLVIAESSDNCVKTILRNCKVSRIVPLIADTSKNDRSAILRARCCEYALLILEYWADAPEIQRSADLYEDLIKCCVADAMSEVRATARSCYRMFIKTWPERSRRLFMSFDPAIQRIINDEDGGMHKRYPSSLHEKGAQLSRSSSHASGTHLTGYSTSSIVAMDKGAAISSESSLPSSMLLSQSKATGRHAERSIESVLSSSKQKVSAIESLLKGVGISGRQNFSAVRSTSLDLGVDPPSSRDPHIPLAAPASDHLSLQSSALLDSSLPSISIRRNGGSRLVDAMPQVDTKERSRSPYSRNLSSEPMSDLSVPYLRRSSGRSQDDSIMDESNDTWPRPNRRSPQMHTDKHFTDMAYRDASYRNSQNNHVPHFQRPLRKQVTSRVSVGVRHSFDDGHVPSNEMSGYTDGPASLNEALSEGLSPSSDWVARVAAFNFVQTLLQLGQKGIQEITQNFEKVMKLFFRYLDDPHHKVAQAAFSTLADIIPACKKPFESYVERILPYVFSRLIDPKELVSKPCSSTLEVVGRTYAVDTLLPAIVRSLDEQRSPKAKLAVLEFANKSFSKYKVDSEGYGNSGFLKLWLSKLAPLIHEKNAKLKETSIKGIISVYSHFDSTAVLNFILNLSIEEQNLVRRSLKQYTPRIEVDLVNYLQSKKERSRPKSYEYEQIDFGTSEDGYNPTSRNSYPFGRVSASSFDNESGKRMHAVQESTYLTGRTTSDVRTDHANQCFEPSSEADIFTASRESKSNARSVVEAARSWADYPEKSDATIDDENSIGTPRLDFVRRVSDGHNNAAVTTVGKNIQDMNQFVDLSSVKVVSHTTDGPSVPQLLHRIISNDGEVSSQDKQDALQQLLQASANNDNSIWTKILTTVLEVLDDSDSSVRELSLSLVAEMLRNQKDQMEESIEIILEKLVQMTKDVVAKISNEANQCLNVVLAKYDPFRCLAVIVPLLVTDDEKTLVMCINCLTKLVGRLSQEELVAQLPSFLPALFDAFNNQSPDIRKTVVFCLVDIYIMLGKAFVPYLEGLSSTQLRLVTIYANRISQARSGAPIDANQ; this is encoded by the exons ATGGAGGCGGCGCTGGAGGCGGCGCGCTCCAAGGACACCAAGGAGCGCCTGGCTGGGGTGGAGCGGCTGCACGAGGCCCTGGAGGCCGCGGCGCGCCGCGGGCTCACCGCGGCCGAGGTCACGGCGCTCGTCGACACCTGCATGGATCTCACCAGGGACGCCAACTTCCGGGTCGCGCAGGGCGGCCtgcacgcgctctccgccgccgccgtgctcgccggcgaccacttcAAGATCCACCTCAACGCCCTCGTGCCCGCCGCCGTCGAGCGACTCGGCGATGGCAAGCAGCCGGTCCGTGACGCATCCCGCCAGCTCCTCGTCACGCTCATGGAG GTTTCTTCTCCAACAATCATTGTTGAAAGAGCTGGAAGTTATGCTTGGACTCACAAGAACTGGAGGGTGCGAGAAGAGTTTGTGCGCACCCTTGCAACGGCAGTTGGGCTTTTTGCTTCTACAGAGCTCCTTCTACAGCGAGTGTTTCTTTCACCT GTCCTGCAATTGTTGAATGATTTGAATCAAAGTGTTAGAGAGGCTGCAATCTCTTGTATTCAG GAGATGTACAAAAATATGGGATCTCAGTTCCATGAAGAGTTGCAGCGCCATAATCTGCCTTCTTATATG CTAAAGGAAATAAATTCAAGATTGGATAAAATAGAACCAAAGGTTCCCTCATCTGATGGTGCTAGAACGCAATATAAGGCCATGGAAAGATCTGTTAGTGCTCATCCCAAAAGAGGTAGTCCAAGGAAAAAAAACACATCAAGGGAAAGCACATTATTTGGAG GTGACACAGATATTACCGAAAAACCGGTGGAACCCATAAGAGTTCATTCAGAGAAAGAATTATTTAGAGAGATTGAGAAGATTGCATCTGCCCTTAATCCAGAAAAGGACTGGTCTATACGTATTGCTGCAATGCAAAGGATTGAAGCCTTGGTATATGGAG GCGCAATTGATTATCCATCATTTTTCATGCTCTTGAAGCAGCTAGTTCATCCATTGTCCTCTCAGCTAGCTGATCGACGGTCTAGCATTGTAAAGCAG GCATGTCATCTACTTAATGTACTATCGAAGGAACTCCTCAGCGACTTTGAAGCATGTGCTGAAATATTTATTCCG GCACTTTTTAAGCTTGTTGTCATAACTGTGCTCGTGATTGCCGAATCTTCAGACAACTGTGTAAAAACT ATCCTGCGGAACTGCAAGGTTTCACGTATTGTTCCACTTATAGCTGACACATCAAAAAATGACCGCAGTGCAATCCTCCGTGCCAG GTGTTGTGAGTATGCACTTCTAATATTGGAATATTGGGCCGATGCTCCAGAAATACAACGCTCAGCTGATTTATACGAAGATCTAATAAAGTGCTGTGTGGCAGATGCAATGAGCGAG GTTCGTGCAACTGCAAGAAGTTGCTATAGGATGTTCATAAAGACATGGCCTGAGCGTTCACGTCGGCTTTTTATGTCATTTGATCCTGCAATACAGAGG attattaatgatGAAGATGGGGGTATGCACAAGCGATATCCTTCATCGTTGCATGAGAAGGGCGCTCAACTTTCTCGTTCCTCATCTCATGCAAGTGGTACACATTTGACCGGATACAGCACTTCATCTATTGTTGCAATGGACAAGGGTGCAGCAATTTCTTCCGAATCATCTCTCCCGTCAAGCATGCTCCTGTCGCAGTCGAAGGCAACTGGCAGACATGCTGAAAGAAGCATAGAGAGTGTGCTTAGTTCAAGCAAACAAAAGGTTTCAGCCATTGAGAGTTTATTGAAAGGCGTAGGCATCTCAGGCAGGCAAAATTTCTCAGCTGTGCGCTCAACAAGCTTGGATCTTG GAGTTGATCCTCCATCCTCTCGTGATCCTCATATACCGCTTGCTGCGCCTGCTTCGGATCACCTTTCTTTGCAGAGTTCTGCATTGTTGGACTCATCCCTCCCTAGCATAAGTATCAGAAGAAATGGTGGTTCACGTTTGGTAGATGCAATGCCTCAGGTAGACACCAAAGAGCGATCGAGGTCACCATATTCGCGTAATCTATCATCTGAACCCATGTCGGATTTGTCAGTGCCTTATTTAAGAAGGTCTTCAGGGAGATCTCAAGATGATAGCATTATGGATGAGAGTAACGATACATGGCCAAGGCCTAACAGGCGATCGCCACAGATGCATACGGACAAACACTTCACTGATATGGCTTATAGGGATGCCAGTTATAGAAATTCGCAAAACAACCATGTCCCACACTTCCAAAGGCCGCTTAGGAAGCAAGTGACATCAAGGGTTTCTGTGGGTGTCAGACACAGTTTTGATGATGGCCATGTCCCATCAAATGAGATGTCTGGATATACAGATGGCCCAGCATCACTAAATGAAGCCCTCTCTGAGGGTCTTAGTCCAAGTTCAGACTGGGTAGCAAGAGTTGCAGCTTTTAATTTTGTTCAGACATTATTGCAACTAGGACAGAAAGGCATTCAAGAAATTACTCAGAACTTTGAAAAGGTCATGAAGCTATTTTTTCGTTATTTGGATGATCCTCATCACAAAGTTGCACAGGCAGCTTTCTCCACACTTGCAGATATTATTCCAGCATGCAAGAAGCCATTTGAGAGCTATGTTGAAAGAATTTTACCATATGTCTTTTCAAGACTTATTGATCCAAAGGAGTTGGTTTCTAAGCCATGTTCATCAACCTTGGAAGTTGTTGGCCGAACATATGCTGTTGACACATTGTTACCTGCAATAGTACGTTCACTGGATGAACAAAGGTCTCCGAAGGCCAAACTGGCTGTTCTTGAGTTCGCTAATAAGTCATTCAGCAAGTACAAGGTAGACTCTGAAGGTTACGGTAACAGCGGCTTTCTTAAGCTCTGGCTTTCGAAACTAGCACCTTTAATACATGAAAAGAATGCAAAGTTGAAGGAAACGTCCATTAAAGGAATCATATCAGTTTATTCTCATTTTGATTCAACAGCAGTCCTAAACTTTATTCTTAATTTGTCGATTGAAGAACAAAACCTTGTGAGGCGCTCGCTCAAGCAGTATACTCCTCGTATTGAGGTCGATCTGGTAAACTACTTGCAGAGCAAGAAAGAGCGTTCACGTCCCAAGTCTTATGAATATGAACAGATTGATTTTGGAACTTCTGAAGATGGTTATAATCCGACATCAAGGAATAGCTATCCTTTTGGAAGGGTCTCTGCTAGTTCCTTTGACAATGAATCTGGGAAGAGGATGCATGCAGTTCAAGAATCCACATATCTTACTGGTCGAACAACCTCTGATGTCCGCACTGATCATGCTAATCAATGTTTTGAGCCTTCTTCTGAAGCTGATATTTTTACAGCAAGTCGGGAATCAAAGAGCAATGCTCGCTCAGTTGTAGAAGCTGCACGCTCGTGGGCAGATTATCCTGAAAAATCAGATGCCACCATTGATGATGAAAATTCTATTGGCACCCCTCGCCTGGATTTTGTCCGTCGTGTTTCTGATGGACATAATAATGCTGCTGTTACAACTGTCGGGAAAAATATACAAGACATGAATCAATTTGTCGACCTTAGTTCTGTGAAGGTTGTCTCGCATACAACTGACGGCCCCAGCGTACCACAACTTCTTCATCGG ATAATAAGTAATGATGGTGAAGTTTCATCCCAAGACAAGCAGGACGCATTGCAGCAGTTGCTGCAAGCATCTGCGAACAATGATAACTCTATATGGACAAAG ATTTTAACAACTGTCCTTGAGGTATTGGATGACTCTGATTCTTCTGTCAGGGAGCTTTCTCTATCGCTAGTTGCTGAGATGCTCCGCAATCAG AAAGATCAAATGGAAGAATCCATAGAGATTATCCTTGAAAAGCTGGTGCAGATGACCAAAGATGTTGTGGCAAAG ATTTCAAATGAAGCAAACCAGTGCTTAAATGTCGTGTTGGCAAAATATGATCCGTTTAGATGCCTTGCT GTTATTGTGCCCTTGCTAGTTACTGATGATGAGAAGACACTTGTCATGTGTATCAACTGTTTGACAAAG
- the LOC119323362 gene encoding CLIP-associated protein-like isoform X3 produces MEAALEAARSKDTKERLAGVERLHEALEAAARRGLTAAEVTALVDTCMDLTRDANFRVAQGGLHALSAAAVLAGDHFKIHLNALVPAAVERLGDGKQPVRDASRQLLVTLMEVSSPTIIVERAGSYAWTHKNWRVREEFVRTLATAVGLFASTELLLQRVFLSPVLQLLNDLNQSVREAAISCIQEMYKNMGSQFHEELQRHNLPSYMLKEINSRLDKIEPKVPSSDGARTQYKAMERSVSAHPKRGSPRKKNTSRESTLFGGDTDITEKPVEPIRVHSEKELFREIEKIASALNPEKDWSIRIAAMQRIEALVYGGAIDYPSFFMLLKQLVHPLSSQLADRRSSIVKQACHLLNVLSKELLSDFEACAEIFIPALFKLVVITVLVIAESSDNCVKTILRNCKVSRIVPLIADTSKNDRSAILRARCCEYALLILEYWADAPEIQRSADLYEDLIKCCVADAMSEVRATARSCYRMFIKTWPERSRRLFMSFDPAIQRIINDEDGGMHKRYPSSLHEKGAQLSRSSSHASGTHLTGYSTSSIVAMDKGAAISSESSLPSSMLLSQSKATGRHAERSIESVLSSSKQKVSAIESLLKGVGISGRQNFSAVRSTSLDLVQELILHPLVILIYRLLRLLRITFLCRVLHCWTHPSLA; encoded by the exons ATGGAGGCGGCGCTGGAGGCGGCGCGCTCCAAGGACACCAAGGAGCGCCTGGCTGGGGTGGAGCGGCTGCACGAGGCCCTGGAGGCCGCGGCGCGCCGCGGGCTCACCGCGGCCGAGGTCACGGCGCTCGTCGACACCTGCATGGATCTCACCAGGGACGCCAACTTCCGGGTCGCGCAGGGCGGCCtgcacgcgctctccgccgccgccgtgctcgccggcgaccacttcAAGATCCACCTCAACGCCCTCGTGCCCGCCGCCGTCGAGCGACTCGGCGATGGCAAGCAGCCGGTCCGTGACGCATCCCGCCAGCTCCTCGTCACGCTCATGGAG GTTTCTTCTCCAACAATCATTGTTGAAAGAGCTGGAAGTTATGCTTGGACTCACAAGAACTGGAGGGTGCGAGAAGAGTTTGTGCGCACCCTTGCAACGGCAGTTGGGCTTTTTGCTTCTACAGAGCTCCTTCTACAGCGAGTGTTTCTTTCACCT GTCCTGCAATTGTTGAATGATTTGAATCAAAGTGTTAGAGAGGCTGCAATCTCTTGTATTCAG GAGATGTACAAAAATATGGGATCTCAGTTCCATGAAGAGTTGCAGCGCCATAATCTGCCTTCTTATATG CTAAAGGAAATAAATTCAAGATTGGATAAAATAGAACCAAAGGTTCCCTCATCTGATGGTGCTAGAACGCAATATAAGGCCATGGAAAGATCTGTTAGTGCTCATCCCAAAAGAGGTAGTCCAAGGAAAAAAAACACATCAAGGGAAAGCACATTATTTGGAG GTGACACAGATATTACCGAAAAACCGGTGGAACCCATAAGAGTTCATTCAGAGAAAGAATTATTTAGAGAGATTGAGAAGATTGCATCTGCCCTTAATCCAGAAAAGGACTGGTCTATACGTATTGCTGCAATGCAAAGGATTGAAGCCTTGGTATATGGAG GCGCAATTGATTATCCATCATTTTTCATGCTCTTGAAGCAGCTAGTTCATCCATTGTCCTCTCAGCTAGCTGATCGACGGTCTAGCATTGTAAAGCAG GCATGTCATCTACTTAATGTACTATCGAAGGAACTCCTCAGCGACTTTGAAGCATGTGCTGAAATATTTATTCCG GCACTTTTTAAGCTTGTTGTCATAACTGTGCTCGTGATTGCCGAATCTTCAGACAACTGTGTAAAAACT ATCCTGCGGAACTGCAAGGTTTCACGTATTGTTCCACTTATAGCTGACACATCAAAAAATGACCGCAGTGCAATCCTCCGTGCCAG GTGTTGTGAGTATGCACTTCTAATATTGGAATATTGGGCCGATGCTCCAGAAATACAACGCTCAGCTGATTTATACGAAGATCTAATAAAGTGCTGTGTGGCAGATGCAATGAGCGAG GTTCGTGCAACTGCAAGAAGTTGCTATAGGATGTTCATAAAGACATGGCCTGAGCGTTCACGTCGGCTTTTTATGTCATTTGATCCTGCAATACAGAGG attattaatgatGAAGATGGGGGTATGCACAAGCGATATCCTTCATCGTTGCATGAGAAGGGCGCTCAACTTTCTCGTTCCTCATCTCATGCAAGTGGTACACATTTGACCGGATACAGCACTTCATCTATTGTTGCAATGGACAAGGGTGCAGCAATTTCTTCCGAATCATCTCTCCCGTCAAGCATGCTCCTGTCGCAGTCGAAGGCAACTGGCAGACATGCTGAAAGAAGCATAGAGAGTGTGCTTAGTTCAAGCAAACAAAAGGTTTCAGCCATTGAGAGTTTATTGAAAGGCGTAGGCATCTCAGGCAGGCAAAATTTCTCAGCTGTGCGCTCAACAAGCTTGGATCTTG TGCAGGAGTTGATCCTCCATCCTCTCGTGATCCTCATATACCGCTTGCTGCGCCTGCTTCGGATCACCTTTCTTTGCAGAGTTCTGCATTGTTGGACTCATCCCTCCCTAGCATAA